DNA sequence from the Hyalangium ruber genome:
GATGGGCGAGTCGGGCACCGGCAAGGAGCTGGCCGCGCGCGCCGTCCACGAGCACTCCAGCCGCGCCAAGGGCCCCTTCATCGCCGTCAACTGCGCCGCGCTGCCCGAGAGCATCCTCGAAGCGGAGCTCTTCGGCGTCGAGCGCGGCGCCTACACCGGCGCGGTGGCCCGCCGCGAGGGCCGCTTCGAGCGCGCCAACGGCGGCACCCTCTTCCTGGACGAGGTGGGCGAGATGCCCCTGTCGGCCCAGGTGAAGCTGCTGCGCGTGCTCCAGGAGGGTGAAATCGAGCGGCTGGGCGGCACCCAGACGGTGAAGGTGGACGTGCGGCTGGTGGCCGCCACCAACAAGGACCTCCAGAAGGAGGTAGCCGAGGGCCGCTTCCGCGAGGACCTCTATTACCGCCTCAACGTGGTGGAGATGCGCGTGCCCGCCCTGGCCTCGCGCCGCGAGGACATCCCCTTGCTGGCCGACGCCTTCCTGCGCCGCTTCGCCGCCAAGAACGGCAAGACGCTGCGCGGCTTCTCTCCCGAGGCCCTCCAGATTCTGGAGAACTACGCCTGGCCGGGAAACGTGCGAGAGCTCGAGCACGCCGTCGAGCGCGCGGTCGTCCTCGCCAAGAACGAGGTGCTGGAGGCCAGCGACCTGCCCGAGAGTGTGCGCAAGGGCCCGCTGGGCTCGGCCGGTCAGCTGATCATCCCCATCGGCACGCCCATGGAGGAGATCGAGCGCCGGGTGATCCACGAGACCCTGCGCCACACCAAGGGCGACAAGACGCTGGCGGCCCGCCTGCTGGGCATCGCCGCGCGCACCATCTACCGCAAGCTGGAGCGCGAGGCCTCGGGTGAGGAGGAGGGACCGGACACCCCCTCGGACGCCGAATGACAGCCCGTCACGGCCTCCCCCACCCGGCTTTGACAAATTGTCCAAGCCCGTCCGACGCCCTGCTCCCTCGCGTGGGGACCTGCCCCGTACCGGAATAATTCCGGGCACTTGGCCGTAAGCCACGGGTTCTTTAGCCGCCCTCGGGTGGCACTTCGCTTGCTCAATCCGTTGGGCAGCCTTCCTGGACGCGTGATGGAACTCTTCTTCCGCAAATACTTCTGGACCGTGAACCTGGTGTTCATCCTGCTCGTCGCCTGGATGGTGGCGCGAACAGCGAACCTGTTCGTGGAGTCCTCCATCGCGCCGGGCCCCGTCTCCGAGCCGACGGCGCGCGCGCCTCAGCGCTCCCGCCCCGCCGAGCAGGTGGCGACGCTCGACATGGTGCGCCTGTCGAAGCTCACTGGCATCAAGCTGCCCGAGCCCGAGGTGGCCGTGCAGGAGCCCACCTCCGCGCCGCCGGTCGACGAGAACGCGGATCCGGTCAAGAGCGGCCTGCGGGTGAAGCTGCTGGGCACGCTGGTGGCCGCCGACAAGCTCTGGTCCTTCGCCTCCGTGCAGGACATGGTCACCCAGCGCTCGCAGACGTACATGGTGGGTGACCGCATCCAGGGCGCCGAGGTGCTCGACATCCAGCGCGAGCGCGTCATCGTCCTCAACAACGGCCGCAAGGAGTTCATCGACGGGCAGCCCGGCGATGGCAGCGCGCCGGCGCCTACCTTCACGCCTCCGCCCGTGGCCGAGGCGCGCCCCGCGGGCCCCGCCAACAGCGGCCTGGGCAACGGCATCCGCGCCCTCAACGAGAACGAGTACGAGGTGCCGCGTGGAGAGATCGACCGCACCCTGGCCAACCTCAACGAGGTGGCCATGCAGGCCCGCATCGTGCCGGCCTTCAAGGATGGGCAGGCGCAGGGCTTCAAGCTCTTCTCCATCCGCCCGGACTCGATCTACTCGAAGATCGGCGTCCAGAACGGCGACGTCATCCGCCGCATCAACGGCTTCGACTTGAACAGCCCCGAGAAGGCGCTGGAGGTCTACTCGAAGCTGAAGGAATCCAGTCGCATCGAGATCGAGATCGAGCGCAACGGCGCGCCGATCCGCAAGACGTACAACGTCCGCTAACCCCCGCAGTGCAAGTCCTTCCATGAAGACGCTCTCGCCCTGGTCGCTCCTGCTGTGCCTGGCG
Encoded proteins:
- the gspC gene encoding type II secretion system protein GspC, yielding MELFFRKYFWTVNLVFILLVAWMVARTANLFVESSIAPGPVSEPTARAPQRSRPAEQVATLDMVRLSKLTGIKLPEPEVAVQEPTSAPPVDENADPVKSGLRVKLLGTLVAADKLWSFASVQDMVTQRSQTYMVGDRIQGAEVLDIQRERVIVLNNGRKEFIDGQPGDGSAPAPTFTPPPVAEARPAGPANSGLGNGIRALNENEYEVPRGEIDRTLANLNEVAMQARIVPAFKDGQAQGFKLFSIRPDSIYSKIGVQNGDVIRRINGFDLNSPEKALEVYSKLKESSRIEIEIERNGAPIRKTYNVR
- a CDS encoding sigma-54-dependent transcriptional regulator codes for the protein MTTITVLVVDDDRANLDSVARIFQREGLATLSASSGTEALELLRKPEVSVMVTDLMMPGMDGQELLKAARTIRPDVEVVLMTAYGTVETAVAAMKDGAYDFITKPLKRHSLVKSVQKALEKQALVAENKSLKARLAEMGASGGKAMVGQSPAFRAMMDTLRQAAPSTATVLLMGESGTGKELAARAVHEHSSRAKGPFIAVNCAALPESILEAELFGVERGAYTGAVARREGRFERANGGTLFLDEVGEMPLSAQVKLLRVLQEGEIERLGGTQTVKVDVRLVAATNKDLQKEVAEGRFREDLYYRLNVVEMRVPALASRREDIPLLADAFLRRFAAKNGKTLRGFSPEALQILENYAWPGNVRELEHAVERAVVLAKNEVLEASDLPESVRKGPLGSAGQLIIPIGTPMEEIERRVIHETLRHTKGDKTLAARLLGIAARTIYRKLEREASGEEEGPDTPSDAE